Proteins encoded by one window of Cannabis sativa cultivar Pink pepper isolate KNU-18-1 chromosome 4, ASM2916894v1, whole genome shotgun sequence:
- the LOC133036693 gene encoding uncharacterized protein LOC133036693, translating into MSDLSDSQQLGSGGRAFDGESDQERDSFLPTDISEMEAAEIELGPMSSVEIEKMVRELTDPGAIDIRDSESTVSARDYLIRTRQAPDIEVEEVEEGWTTPARESGGEEEEAEGSGTDSVDDSQLNEPFSCEDLVSRVVKSDFTTFVRLNLLRLAFQSPKPSQRAHLPFTNPAIIPTEDVVISIPILRCGVTVPFHPFVAAILRRYDVSPFQLTPNSYRTVLAFYAMYMEYAHRAPSVEEFSYFYDIKSVGLHNGFFCFSKWATSEINGVEGMVSNMGDWKSKWFYVFKVPGIRTDFNRRPNRPARPTLNAHKKGVAEILGSLPVQDRDWRLLCTTAKLREHKLIPENASLQREPVYKEPSERQQERIDKRLSKQTPRETSDMTFLKSAPVLKIKQKGGTPASSPVVAQKRKSDVMTSLAADSSKKLAKTAQDKGKKVVIDSPVRPRDFLAMQEKLLAEIPYEELVSRSTELAAQSVALFMKAVATPSKETDSLKRQNAHFQENIKRLKQEVAKMEELHKELEEANRAKEQLELELKKSQDTIAEMARDLEAERESGKKQYDQAVSDYIYTTLSKVPDFDFSLLGDEAAEMAEAFRSMSPTRTQGNLPDEIEGAQAEEVENEVVSKIVDEAAPDETTPAA; encoded by the exons atgagcgatctatcggataGCCAGCAGCTCGGATCAGGAGGTCGCGCCTTTGACGGGGAATCGGACCAGGAGAGGgacagttttctccctacggacatctccgaaatggaggccgcggagatagagttaggtccTATGTCTTCTGTGGAGATCGAGAAGATGGTACGGGAGCTTACTGATCCTGGGGCAATCGATATCCGAGATAGCGAATCCACCGTGTCAGCTCGCGATTACCTCATCCGTACGAGGCAGGCTcctgacatcgaggtcgaggaggtggaggagggatGGACTACTCCAGCCCGCGAGTCAggtggggaagaagaggaagcggaAGGGAGCGGGACGGACTCGGTTGACGACTCCCAACTGAACGAGCCTTTCTCATGCGAAGACCTAGTCTCGCGAGTCGTCAAGTCTGACTTCACCACTTTCGTGAGGTTAAATCTGTTGCGGCTTGCGTTTCAAAGTCCCAAACCCTCTCAGAGAGCGCATCTTCCGTtcaccaaccctgcgatcatccctacggaggacgtggtcatctcaatacccattcttcgatgtggTGTAACAGTCCCATTTCATCCTTTCGTCGCAGCCATTCTTAGACGCTATGACGTATCGCCTTTTCAGCTAacacccaacagttatcgcactgttctagccttctatgcgatgtacatggagtacgcccatagagctccgtcagtagaggaatttagttatttttatgacataaagagcgtgggccttcataacggcttcttttgctttagtaaatgggcgacttctgaaatcaacGGGGTTGAGGGGATGGTTTCGAACATGGGTGATTGGAAGTCAAAATGGTTCTACGtttttaaggttcctgggatcagaaccgactttaatcgcagaccca atagaccagctcgaccaacGCTTAACGCTCATAAAAAGGGGGTAGCTGAAATTCTTGGgagtcttccggtacaagatcgcgactggcgattgctgtgtacgactgccaaattgcgagaacacaaactgatccctgagaacgcgagtcttcaacgggagccaGTATATAAAGAACCATCTGAGAGACAGCAGGAGCGGATAGATAAACGGCTTTCCAAGCAAACTCCTCGAGAAACTTCAG ACATGACTTTCctgaagtctgcccctgtcctgaagatcaagcaAAAGGGTGGGACACCGGCATCTTCACCAGTCGTCGcacagaagaggaagagcgatgtgatgaCTTCGCTCGCTGCAGATTCCTCCAAGAAGTTGGCCAAGACCGCTCAGGATAAGGGGAAGAAGGTTGTCATTGATTCTCCGGTTCGCCCTCGCGACTTTCTGGCTATGCAGGAAAAATTACTGGCCGAGATTCCTTATGAGGAACTTGTTTCTCGATCAACTGAACTGGCCGCACAATCTGTGGCTTTGTTTATGAAAGCCGTGGCCACGCCTTCGAAGGAAActgactcgctgaagaggcagaacgcTCATTTTCAGGAAAACATAAAGAGGCTGAAGCAGGAGGTGGCCAAGATGGAGGAACTTCACAAGGAGCTCGAGGAAGCTAACAGGGCCAAAGAACAGTTGGAGCTCGAGCTCAAGAAGTCGCAGGACACGATCGCTGAGATGGCTCGCGACTTAGAGgctgagagagagagtgggaaaAAACAGTATGATCAGGCTGTGTCTGATTACATTTATACTACTCTCTCCAAGGTCcctgacttcgacttctcgctgCTTGGAGATGAAGCTGCTGAGATGGCTGAAGCCTTTCGCTCGATGTCTCCTACCCGGACTCAAGGCAACCTTCCAGATGAAATCGAGGGAGCGCAGGCTGAGGAGGTCGAGAATGAAGTTGTGAGCAAGATCGTGGATGAGGCTGCTCCTGATGAGACTACTCCCGCtgcttga